A region from the Candidatus Binatia bacterium genome encodes:
- a CDS encoding DNA topoisomerase IV subunit A translates to MSESANEADLQSAAEHRYLSYALSVITSRALPDVRDGLKPVQRRILFAMFRNLRLSATAKPRKSAQIVGEVIGKYHPHGDSAAYEAMVRMAQDFSLRYPLVNGQGNFGSLDGDSAAAYRYTEAKLTSIAEEILEDLGSDTVDWRTNYDATNEEPVVLPSRLPQLLVNGSTGIAVGMATNIPPHNLTEVCDALVGLIDKPSSQVKDLLKSIKGPDFPTGGELLSSRKELLAVYESGHGPVKLRGTYKLEKAPRGKTQIVIQNIPYSVNKATLIEQIAGLIMDRKLTLLTDVRDESTTDVRIVLELKSGADPEAAMAYLFKHCDLQVNFHVNLTCLMPDGESEAGQPGRVSLLQLCRSFLDFRLEVVTRRLEFEQRKLKERLHILNAFLAIYKDLDKAIRIIRSAESKADANAKLRKAFKLDEIQADAILEIRLYQLAKLEIGKIREEHDAKTKRLKEVDRLLRSEKQRWKLVRGELVDLQKAHGDRRRTEVSVSGKQDLAYDPEAYVVHEEATVLVTQDGWIRRVRELKEGAKPRLREGDSLAVTHVGSTKDRIAFFSTLGVLYVVSVADVPATTGYGEPVQSLFRFKDGERILHSLMVRDGVVGDLPKPTTAQKKKQAELFDRGEVIELSQESRPMLVASARGYGFRAAPDLTITTRAGRKFAKVASGDELVVCEEVDGREVICLASGGKGLRFALKDVAELSGVGRGVILMRVEPKEKLLAAITVSSTSKLLLDMGGGKTRPSAAADFPKIKRGGKGNKVVKRGTAIGLRRR, encoded by the coding sequence ATGAGCGAATCGGCTAACGAAGCGGACCTGCAGTCTGCGGCGGAGCACCGCTACCTCAGCTACGCGCTTTCGGTGATTACCTCCCGTGCCTTGCCCGATGTGCGCGACGGTCTCAAGCCGGTCCAGCGGCGAATTCTCTTCGCAATGTTTCGCAATCTGAGATTGTCGGCCACGGCGAAGCCTCGAAAATCTGCCCAAATCGTCGGCGAGGTCATCGGCAAATATCACCCGCACGGCGATTCGGCGGCCTACGAAGCCATGGTGCGCATGGCCCAGGATTTCTCGCTTCGTTACCCTCTGGTGAACGGCCAGGGGAATTTTGGCTCGCTGGATGGGGACTCGGCCGCGGCTTATCGATACACGGAAGCCAAGCTCACCAGCATCGCGGAGGAAATCCTCGAGGATCTGGGCTCCGATACGGTTGACTGGCGCACGAACTACGATGCGACCAACGAAGAGCCCGTGGTATTGCCGAGTCGCCTGCCGCAACTCCTCGTCAATGGCTCGACCGGAATTGCTGTGGGGATGGCCACCAATATCCCGCCGCATAATCTCACCGAGGTCTGTGACGCACTCGTCGGCTTGATCGACAAACCTTCGTCGCAGGTGAAGGACCTGTTGAAGTCGATCAAGGGGCCGGATTTCCCGACCGGAGGCGAACTACTTTCGAGCCGCAAGGAGCTCCTGGCCGTGTACGAATCCGGCCATGGTCCGGTGAAGCTCCGTGGAACCTATAAACTCGAAAAAGCGCCTCGCGGGAAGACGCAGATCGTCATTCAGAACATCCCCTACAGTGTGAACAAGGCTACCTTGATCGAGCAGATCGCTGGCTTGATCATGGACCGCAAACTCACCCTGCTCACCGATGTGCGTGATGAGTCGACGACAGATGTTCGAATCGTTCTCGAGCTGAAATCGGGAGCGGATCCGGAAGCCGCCATGGCTTATTTGTTCAAGCACTGCGACCTCCAGGTCAATTTTCATGTGAATCTGACTTGCCTGATGCCGGACGGCGAGTCGGAGGCAGGCCAGCCAGGGCGCGTTTCCCTCCTCCAGCTTTGTCGATCCTTTCTGGATTTCCGCCTCGAGGTGGTGACCCGTCGGCTTGAATTCGAGCAGCGCAAACTCAAGGAACGATTACATATCCTGAATGCGTTCCTGGCCATCTACAAAGACCTCGACAAGGCGATTCGGATTATTCGTTCTGCCGAAAGCAAGGCTGATGCGAACGCGAAGCTCCGCAAGGCCTTCAAGCTCGACGAGATTCAGGCGGATGCGATTCTCGAGATTCGACTCTATCAGTTGGCGAAACTCGAGATCGGCAAGATTCGTGAGGAGCATGACGCCAAGACCAAGCGCCTGAAGGAAGTCGATCGTTTGCTGCGCAGCGAAAAGCAACGCTGGAAACTGGTTCGGGGCGAACTTGTGGACCTCCAGAAGGCGCATGGGGATCGCCGTCGGACGGAAGTTTCCGTCAGCGGAAAGCAGGATCTTGCGTACGATCCGGAAGCGTACGTGGTGCACGAGGAAGCGACCGTCCTGGTCACACAGGACGGCTGGATTCGGCGAGTCCGTGAGTTGAAGGAAGGCGCCAAGCCTCGCCTTCGCGAGGGGGATTCGTTGGCCGTCACTCACGTGGGTTCGACCAAGGATCGAATCGCCTTTTTCAGCACGCTCGGCGTTCTTTATGTCGTCAGCGTGGCCGATGTCCCCGCCACAACAGGGTATGGGGAGCCGGTCCAGTCGCTCTTCCGCTTCAAGGACGGAGAGCGGATCCTTCACTCCCTCATGGTCCGGGATGGGGTGGTGGGCGATTTGCCGAAGCCAACGACTGCGCAAAAGAAAAAGCAGGCTGAACTCTTCGATCGCGGGGAAGTGATTGAGCTGAGCCAGGAGAGCCGTCCAATGTTGGTTGCATCGGCCCGCGGATACGGTTTCCGTGCGGCGCCCGATCTGACGATCACGACTCGGGCCGGACGCAAATTTGCCAAAGTCGCTTCGGGCGATGAGTTGGTTGTGTGTGAAGAGGTGGATGGCCGCGAGGTCATTTGCCTTGCCTCCGGTGGCAAGGGCCTTCGCTTCGCTCTCAAGGATGTAGCGGAGCTCTCGGGTGTTGGCCGCGGGGTGATCCTGATGCGGGTTGAGCCGAAGGAAAAGCTTCTCGCGGCGATTACCGTGAGCTCCACGTCCAAGCTGCTGCTGGATATGGGTGGCGGAAAGACGCGTCCTTCCGCGGCGGCCGACTTTCCCAAGATCAAGCGCGGTGGCAAGGGCAACAAGGTCGTGAAGCGCGGAACTGCTATCGGCCTTCGGCGGCGTTAG
- a CDS encoding sigma 54-interacting transcriptional regulator, whose amino-acid sequence MEFSKVPEINETGRLLVRRPDGETEFHELHGDTRVGRAEDMDLVLEDPSVSRQHALLRWEDGAQFVIADLGSANGTWRNGDRIALPVPLRNGDDLRMGSVEMRFLAPRGVHEGHRGASVRETLDATSTMGQQAGEVQPTLIARAPLMMAALELAHQASQSPIPVMIEGETGTGKELLARAIHADGPRADAPFVAINCASLPEGLLESELFGHRKGAFTGASTDRIGLLEAAHGGSVLLDEIGEMPPAMQPKLLRFLQEGEIHRIGENQPRNVDVRVLGATHRCLADEVREGRFREDLFFRLTPIMISLPPLRDRIEDVPLLAGRLLARACRRHERPEIGLSAGALRVLSAYSWPGNVRELENELLRAVAMNPQKEILEEADLSSRILAPEAGSDALESLNSASGSQDSEVPGGGAVGTALTDVDSDTSGDNASLRGALSRFERQHIEDVLEKKNGNVSATARALGVSRGALHRKLKDFGLR is encoded by the coding sequence TTGGAGTTCTCCAAAGTGCCGGAAATCAATGAAACAGGACGCCTGCTGGTCCGCCGCCCGGATGGGGAGACAGAATTCCACGAACTCCATGGGGATACGCGCGTCGGCCGAGCGGAGGATATGGATCTGGTTCTGGAGGATCCCTCGGTATCTCGACAGCACGCCCTGCTGCGCTGGGAGGACGGTGCGCAGTTTGTGATCGCAGACCTCGGAAGCGCCAATGGTACGTGGCGCAATGGGGATCGGATCGCCCTGCCCGTTCCGCTGCGTAACGGCGACGATCTGCGGATGGGATCGGTCGAAATGCGATTCCTCGCCCCGCGTGGAGTCCATGAAGGCCATCGGGGGGCCTCGGTTCGGGAGACTCTGGATGCGACATCAACGATGGGGCAGCAGGCAGGCGAGGTTCAGCCGACACTGATTGCCAGAGCACCTCTGATGATGGCGGCTTTGGAGCTTGCACATCAAGCGAGCCAGTCTCCGATCCCGGTGATGATCGAGGGGGAAACGGGAACCGGGAAGGAGCTTCTCGCGCGAGCGATCCACGCGGACGGGCCACGGGCCGATGCGCCCTTTGTCGCAATCAATTGCGCTTCGCTCCCGGAAGGGCTGCTCGAGTCGGAGCTTTTTGGTCATCGAAAAGGCGCGTTCACGGGGGCCAGCACGGATCGAATCGGCCTTCTGGAGGCGGCGCACGGAGGCTCGGTGCTGCTCGACGAGATCGGCGAGATGCCACCAGCCATGCAGCCGAAGTTGCTGCGGTTCCTGCAGGAGGGCGAGATCCATCGCATCGGTGAGAATCAACCCCGGAATGTGGACGTCCGGGTGCTCGGGGCGACTCATCGCTGTTTGGCTGACGAGGTGCGGGAGGGTCGTTTTCGGGAAGATCTGTTCTTTCGGCTGACCCCGATCATGATCTCTCTCCCTCCCCTGCGGGATCGAATTGAAGATGTGCCCTTGCTGGCAGGCCGGCTCCTCGCTCGGGCTTGTCGCCGTCACGAGCGCCCGGAGATTGGCTTGTCTGCAGGTGCCCTCCGCGTGCTGAGCGCATACTCCTGGCCCGGGAATGTGCGGGAACTGGAAAATGAGCTTTTGCGCGCGGTTGCCATGAATCCCCAAAAGGAAATCCTTGAGGAAGCAGACCTTTCCTCTCGAATTCTCGCCCCGGAGGCCGGATCGGATGCGCTTGAATCACTCAATTCCGCTTCGGGCTCGCAAGACTCGGAGGTTCCCGGAGGGGGGGCGGTCGGGACGGCGTTGACGGATGTCGACAGTGACACTTCCGGTGATAATGCCAGTTTGCGGGGCGCTCTGTCCCGTTTCGAAAGGCAGCATATCGAAGACGTATTGGAGAAGAAAAACGGAAACGTCTCCGCAACGGCCAGGGCGCTAGGCGTGTCTCGCGGTGCGCTGCACCGCAAGCTCAAGGACTTCGGACTCCGCTAG
- the typA gene encoding translational GTPase TypA: MTGSAEQESSSERRADVRNIAIIAHVDHGKTTLVDAMLHQAGTFSQHQAVAERVMDSGAIERERGLTILAKNTAVEYDDVRINIVDTPGHADFGGEVERTLAIVDGVLLLVDSSEGPMPQTRFVLRKALEAGLQPVVCINKIDRPDARISEVLDEIYGLFIDLDATDDQLEFPIVYTNARSGTAAREPDEPASDLSSLFRLIVEDLPGPKVEAGRPTQFQANNLDYDDYIGRLAVGRVESGELRTGETYTVLGADGAEQNFRLTSLFGWLGLERQPLKTASAGDIVAIAGVEDIQIGDTVADREEPIALPRLHIDEPTITMVFGANTSPWAGREGDYVTSRKLRERLELESKRNVSLRVEDTDTPERLRVSGRGELQLAILIETMRREGYEIEVSKPDVVTREIDGKKHEPMETAIIDLPEEFIGVVSQLLSMRKGVMNHMSPPASGRVRLEFAVPSRGLIGFRSPFLTDTRGTGILHAVFNGWAPWAGAINRRSNGALVSDREGKTTAYALDHMQERGTLFAAAGTPVYEGMIVGEYSRQGDLDVNVTKEKKLTNVRAAGRDDAVRLTPPRQMGLEDALDWIADDELIEVTPQSIRIRKRVLDHVQRPKRRKDKQD; encoded by the coding sequence GTGACTGGAAGTGCTGAACAGGAATCTTCGTCGGAACGACGCGCGGATGTGCGCAACATAGCGATCATCGCACACGTCGACCACGGCAAGACCACTCTTGTGGATGCCATGCTGCATCAAGCTGGCACCTTCAGCCAGCATCAGGCGGTCGCCGAGAGGGTGATGGACTCCGGTGCCATCGAGCGTGAACGCGGCCTCACGATTCTAGCCAAGAATACCGCGGTCGAATACGATGATGTCCGCATCAATATCGTGGATACGCCCGGCCACGCCGATTTCGGCGGCGAGGTCGAGCGAACTCTCGCGATTGTGGATGGCGTCCTGCTTCTCGTGGATTCATCGGAAGGTCCGATGCCACAGACTCGCTTTGTCTTGCGCAAGGCGCTCGAGGCTGGCCTGCAACCCGTCGTCTGCATCAACAAGATCGATCGGCCCGATGCCCGCATATCCGAAGTCCTCGATGAAATTTACGGCCTCTTCATCGATCTCGATGCAACAGACGACCAACTCGAGTTCCCGATCGTCTACACGAACGCTCGATCAGGAACTGCAGCACGGGAACCCGATGAGCCGGCTTCCGACTTGTCTTCCTTGTTCCGTCTGATCGTGGAGGATCTACCTGGCCCCAAGGTCGAGGCAGGTCGGCCGACTCAATTTCAGGCAAACAACCTCGACTATGACGACTATATCGGTCGACTGGCTGTCGGGCGCGTCGAGTCGGGAGAGCTCCGCACCGGTGAAACCTATACCGTGCTCGGAGCCGACGGTGCCGAGCAGAATTTCCGCTTGACGAGCCTCTTTGGATGGCTGGGGCTCGAGCGACAACCTCTGAAGACCGCGTCTGCCGGAGATATAGTGGCCATCGCCGGCGTAGAAGATATCCAGATAGGCGATACCGTTGCTGATCGGGAGGAGCCGATTGCGCTACCGCGACTTCACATCGACGAGCCCACCATCACCATGGTATTCGGGGCGAACACTTCTCCATGGGCCGGGCGTGAGGGCGACTATGTGACTTCGCGCAAACTGCGTGAACGTCTGGAACTGGAATCGAAGCGTAATGTCAGTCTGCGCGTCGAAGACACGGACACTCCGGAGCGATTGCGGGTATCGGGACGAGGAGAGCTTCAACTCGCAATCCTCATCGAGACCATGCGCCGTGAGGGTTATGAGATCGAGGTCTCCAAACCCGATGTCGTGACCCGAGAGATTGACGGCAAGAAGCACGAACCGATGGAGACTGCGATTATCGATCTGCCCGAGGAGTTCATCGGTGTGGTTTCGCAACTTCTTTCGATGCGCAAAGGCGTCATGAACCATATGAGCCCGCCAGCCTCCGGTCGCGTGCGGCTGGAATTCGCCGTACCTTCTCGGGGACTGATCGGCTTTCGCTCGCCTTTTCTCACGGATACTCGTGGGACGGGAATTCTGCATGCCGTCTTCAACGGCTGGGCTCCCTGGGCGGGAGCGATCAACCGTCGTTCCAATGGCGCTCTGGTTTCGGACCGCGAAGGAAAAACCACCGCCTATGCCTTGGACCATATGCAGGAACGCGGAACACTTTTCGCGGCCGCTGGCACACCTGTCTACGAGGGCATGATCGTCGGGGAATACTCGAGGCAAGGCGATCTGGACGTCAATGTCACAAAGGAAAAGAAACTGACGAATGTTCGGGCAGCGGGGCGGGATGATGCTGTGCGGCTGACCCCGCCGCGCCAGATGGGCCTGGAAGACGCTCTCGACTGGATCGCGGACGATGAATTGATCGAAGTGACGCCGCAATCCATCCGAATTCGGAAACGCGTCCTCGACCATGTCCAGCGCCCCAAACGACGCAAGGACAAGCAGGACTAG
- the guaA gene encoding glutamine-hydrolyzing GMP synthase yields MQSEPADIHAERLLIIDFGSQYTQLIARRVRECGVYCEIYPFDVDAKVIREFSPKGIILSGGPESVTEQATPTIPGVVFELGVPVLGICYGMQAMAQSFGGRVSPSEQREFGHASIRADVSSRFLGHLLSEAESCDVWMSHGDKVTELPTGFVRTASSANAPIAAMEEPDKQIYGVQFHPEVTHTHRGAELLSGFAREICGCTGSWTAENIVDDAIARVREQVGSDQVVLGLSGGVDSSVVAALLARALGDQLTCIFVNNGLLRKDEKGEVEAAFANAMDTGELLPLKILTIDAEDEFLTKLAGVEDPEAKRKIIGATFIDVFDREANKLQGVKWLAQGTIYPDVIESAASKYGKAHVIKSHHNVGGLPDRMSLKLVEPLRELFKDEVRKIGLYLGLPKTLIQRHPFPGPGLGVRILGAIEKHYADVLREADAIFIQELRDANLYDQVSQAFAVYLPVKSVGVVGDARRYEHVIALRAVETIDFMTARWARLPYEFIERTSNRIINEISSVSRVVYDVSSKPPATIEWE; encoded by the coding sequence ATGCAGAGCGAACCCGCAGATATTCACGCCGAACGGCTGCTCATCATCGACTTTGGTTCCCAATACACCCAACTGATCGCACGCCGCGTGCGCGAATGCGGGGTATATTGCGAAATTTACCCCTTCGACGTGGATGCCAAGGTCATCCGCGAGTTCTCACCGAAAGGGATCATTCTCTCCGGCGGCCCCGAGAGCGTAACGGAGCAGGCAACGCCCACGATTCCCGGGGTCGTATTCGAACTCGGCGTGCCCGTGCTTGGAATCTGTTATGGCATGCAGGCTATGGCGCAGAGCTTCGGCGGTCGAGTCAGCCCCTCCGAGCAGCGCGAATTCGGCCACGCCAGCATTAGGGCCGATGTGAGCAGTCGGTTCCTGGGCCACCTGTTGAGCGAAGCCGAGAGCTGCGATGTCTGGATGAGCCACGGCGACAAAGTAACCGAGCTCCCGACCGGTTTTGTGCGAACCGCAAGCTCGGCGAATGCCCCGATTGCGGCAATGGAGGAGCCGGACAAGCAGATCTACGGGGTACAATTCCATCCGGAAGTCACTCATACCCATCGAGGAGCCGAGCTGCTCAGTGGGTTCGCCAGAGAGATCTGCGGCTGCACGGGCAGCTGGACAGCCGAGAATATTGTCGATGACGCCATTGCGCGCGTGCGGGAGCAAGTGGGAAGCGATCAGGTCGTGCTCGGACTCTCGGGAGGCGTCGACTCGTCGGTCGTGGCCGCACTGCTCGCGCGGGCCCTTGGCGACCAACTCACCTGCATTTTTGTGAACAATGGTCTGTTGCGAAAAGACGAAAAGGGCGAAGTCGAAGCTGCCTTTGCCAACGCCATGGACACCGGCGAACTGTTGCCGCTGAAGATCCTGACGATTGACGCGGAGGATGAATTCCTGACCAAGCTGGCCGGCGTCGAGGACCCCGAGGCCAAACGCAAGATCATCGGTGCCACCTTCATCGACGTTTTCGACCGGGAGGCCAACAAACTGCAAGGCGTCAAGTGGCTCGCGCAGGGTACGATCTATCCGGATGTGATCGAATCGGCCGCCTCGAAATACGGCAAGGCCCACGTGATCAAATCCCATCATAATGTCGGAGGCTTGCCCGACAGGATGTCGCTGAAACTAGTCGAGCCTCTTCGCGAACTCTTCAAGGATGAGGTTCGAAAAATCGGTCTTTACCTCGGACTGCCCAAGACTCTCATCCAGAGGCATCCCTTCCCGGGCCCCGGCCTGGGGGTACGCATTCTGGGCGCGATCGAGAAGCATTACGCGGACGTATTGCGCGAGGCTGACGCGATCTTCATTCAGGAACTACGTGACGCGAACCTCTATGACCAAGTTTCACAGGCCTTCGCTGTCTACCTGCCCGTGAAATCGGTAGGCGTCGTGGGTGATGCGCGTCGCTACGAGCATGTGATCGCACTCCGCGCCGTCGAGACTATCGACTTCATGACCGCTCGCTGGGCGCGGTTGCCTTACGAGTTTATCGAGCGAACCTCAAATCGAATCATCAATGAGATTTCCTCTGTGTCCCGAGTGGTCTACGATGTCTCCAGCAAGCCACCCGCAACAATCGAGTGGGAGTAA
- a CDS encoding gamma carbonic anhydrase family protein, translating into MIETIRDHSPRIDPDAVILPGAVVVGDVTIEPAASVFFGAVLRGDVNSIRLGRGSNVQDQAVIHVSSDGYSTDVGEDVTIGHAAVVHACTVGDGSLIGIGAIVMDGAVVGPGSIIGAGALVSPGSEIPPGVLAVGQPARVRRDVTPDEAAGLLRSAQNYASLARSYRSQGMDQNA; encoded by the coding sequence ATGATCGAAACGATCCGTGATCACTCCCCGCGCATCGACCCCGATGCGGTCATTCTACCGGGGGCTGTGGTGGTCGGCGATGTGACCATCGAACCTGCAGCGAGCGTGTTTTTCGGGGCTGTCTTGCGCGGGGACGTGAATTCAATCCGCCTTGGGCGCGGCTCGAATGTACAGGATCAGGCCGTGATTCATGTCAGCTCCGACGGTTACTCGACCGACGTTGGGGAGGACGTCACGATCGGGCACGCTGCGGTGGTGCACGCCTGCACGGTTGGCGATGGGAGCCTGATCGGGATCGGCGCGATTGTCATGGATGGAGCAGTGGTCGGCCCCGGGTCCATTATCGGTGCGGGTGCTTTGGTCTCGCCTGGCTCGGAAATACCACCGGGAGTTCTGGCTGTCGGGCAACCCGCCCGCGTCCGCCGCGACGTTACTCCCGATGAGGCTGCCGGCTTGCTCCGATCGGCACAGAACTATGCTTCCCTGGCGCGCAGCTATCGCTCGCAGGGAATGGATCAGAACGCCTGA
- the guaB gene encoding IMP dehydrogenase codes for MHRLGEGLTFDDVLLVPAGTEILPRDARVTSRLTRRIALSIPLVSAAMDTVTESRTAIAMAQEGGLGFIHKNLPIEVQAAQVARVKKFESGMVSDPLTVGPDETLAEALAVMKQARISGLPVSENQRLVGILTNRDLRFEENLGRKVREVMTHDKLITAEPGVSLEDARRILHAHRIEKLLVVDDKGHLHGLITVKDIEKTTLFPDACRDDRGRLRVGAAVGVGADWQARAEALAEAGVDVICVDTAHGHSRGVLDTVSQLKKEYPDLEVVGGNVGTADGAKALIDAGVDSVKVGMGVGSICTTRIISGVGMPQVTAVDDASKACQSAGVPLIADGGIRYSGDVVKCLAFGADTIMIGSLFAGTEESPGETILYQGRTYKMYRGMGSLGAMQAGSRDRYFQDGEEDAIKLVPEGIEGRVPYKGTLSSNIHQLVGGIRAGMGYLGVPDLEALRRDARYLRISEAGHRESHVHDVVVAKEAPNYRMD; via the coding sequence CTGCATCGTTTGGGCGAAGGCCTCACCTTCGACGACGTTCTACTGGTCCCGGCCGGCACGGAGATCCTGCCGCGCGATGCGCGGGTAACTTCCCGATTGACCCGACGGATCGCCCTGTCGATCCCTCTGGTCAGCGCGGCGATGGACACCGTCACCGAGTCCAGGACGGCAATTGCCATGGCGCAGGAGGGCGGGTTGGGATTTATCCACAAGAACCTGCCAATCGAGGTGCAGGCCGCGCAAGTCGCTCGGGTGAAAAAGTTCGAGAGCGGCATGGTCTCCGATCCACTCACCGTAGGCCCCGACGAAACCCTGGCCGAGGCTCTGGCCGTCATGAAACAGGCACGCATCTCCGGATTGCCGGTCTCGGAGAACCAACGCCTGGTCGGCATCCTGACCAACCGCGATCTGCGATTCGAGGAGAACCTCGGCCGCAAGGTCCGCGAGGTCATGACCCACGACAAGCTGATCACCGCCGAACCCGGCGTTTCGCTCGAAGACGCGCGCCGGATCCTCCACGCCCATCGGATCGAAAAGCTGCTCGTCGTGGATGACAAGGGGCATCTGCATGGGCTGATTACGGTCAAGGACATCGAAAAAACCACGCTCTTCCCGGACGCCTGTCGAGACGACCGAGGACGGCTGCGCGTCGGTGCTGCTGTCGGTGTCGGCGCTGATTGGCAAGCCCGCGCCGAGGCTCTTGCTGAAGCTGGAGTCGACGTCATCTGCGTCGATACCGCGCACGGACATTCGCGCGGCGTGCTGGACACGGTCAGCCAGCTGAAGAAGGAATATCCGGATCTCGAGGTTGTCGGCGGAAACGTAGGCACGGCCGACGGAGCGAAAGCCCTGATCGATGCCGGGGTGGACTCGGTCAAGGTCGGCATGGGAGTGGGCTCCATCTGTACCACCCGGATCATCTCCGGGGTTGGAATGCCGCAAGTCACCGCTGTCGATGATGCCAGCAAAGCCTGCCAGAGCGCCGGAGTTCCACTCATTGCCGATGGTGGCATTCGGTATTCGGGCGACGTGGTGAAATGCCTCGCTTTCGGGGCTGACACCATCATGATCGGCAGCCTCTTCGCAGGCACCGAGGAGAGTCCGGGGGAAACGATTCTCTATCAGGGCCGGACCTACAAAATGTACCGCGGAATGGGCTCGCTGGGGGCCATGCAGGCAGGTTCCCGCGATCGCTACTTTCAGGACGGCGAAGAGGATGCCATCAAGCTGGTCCCTGAGGGAATCGAGGGGCGGGTTCCCTACAAGGGCACCCTCTCCTCCAACATCCACCAACTCGTCGGCGGAATTCGTGCCGGGATGGGTTATCTGGGCGTCCCTGATCTGGAGGCACTGCGTCGCGATGCCCGCTACCTCCGCATCTCGGAAGCCGGCCATCGCGAAAGCCATGTTCACGATGTCGTCGTCGCCAAGGAAGCGCCAAATTATCGGATGGATTAG
- a CDS encoding peptidylprolyl isomerase yields the protein MFRTSLALIAGFGLLLSAPTQAPAAHHEVAEAKSANPIVLIKTSKGTIEAELYRDKAPITVANFLEYVNSGFYNGTIFHRVIPSFMIQGGGFDTDLKKKPTQAPIKNEAANGLKNDIGTLAMARTGVVDSATAQFFINTKDNAFLNHKDTTQRGYGYAVFGKVIGGMNVVKSIEDVKTARTGVSEGQPVENVIIESITVKK from the coding sequence ATATTTCGCACCAGCCTCGCCCTGATCGCCGGATTCGGACTTCTTTTGAGCGCTCCCACCCAGGCACCAGCCGCCCACCACGAAGTGGCGGAGGCAAAATCGGCAAATCCGATCGTCCTCATCAAGACCTCCAAGGGGACGATCGAAGCTGAGCTATATCGAGACAAGGCACCCATTACGGTTGCCAATTTCCTCGAGTACGTGAATTCGGGATTCTATAACGGCACCATTTTCCATCGCGTGATACCGAGCTTCATGATTCAGGGCGGGGGGTTCGATACCGATCTCAAAAAGAAGCCCACCCAGGCTCCGATCAAGAATGAAGCCGCAAACGGCCTGAAAAACGACATCGGAACGCTCGCCATGGCTCGAACCGGGGTAGTCGACAGCGCGACGGCCCAGTTCTTCATCAACACCAAGGACAACGCCTTCCTGAACCACAAGGACACGACCCAGCGAGGCTATGGCTATGCCGTCTTCGGCAAGGTCATCGGCGGGATGAACGTCGTCAAGAGCATCGAGGACGTCAAAACCGCCCGCACGGGAGTGTCCGAAGGCCAACCCGTAGAAAACGTGATTATCGAATCGATCACGGTCAAGAAGTAG